In the genome of Lycorma delicatula isolate Av1 chromosome 8, ASM4794821v1, whole genome shotgun sequence, one region contains:
- the LOC142329475 gene encoding uncharacterized protein LOC142329475, whose amino-acid sequence MSEEMFPVNDAQLEQVVYDVLQEDDELEGTPNQRLQLLIPRRLVYGEVDDQQHHPLLDDGNDNLIAEAAADVENNESEESTVVTTSCILENRVRFTKFHNEQEAYFGLRRCLNAKEEGEYKMKINIENIPMKEIDVAVAKRDS is encoded by the exons atGTCCGAAGAAATGTTTCCAGTAAATGATGCGCAATTAGAACAGGTTGTTTATGATGTTTTACAAGAAGATGATGAATTAGAGGGAACTCCTAATCAGCGGCTGCAGTTATTAATACCGCGAAGGTTGGTGTATGGGGAAGTCGACGACCAACAACATCATCCTTTATTAGATGACGGCAACGATAACCTCATAGCAGAGGCTGCTGctgatgttgaaaataatgaaagtgaAGAAAGCACAGTAGTAACAACATCATGCATCCTCGAAAACCGTGTTAGATTTACAaag tttcataatgaacaagaggCTTATTTTGGACTTAGGCGTTGTCTAAATGCAAAAGAAGAAGgagaatacaaaatgaaaataaatattgaaaatataccgATGAAAGAG aTTGATGTCGCAGTTGCAAAAAGAGATTCTTAA
- the LOC142329476 gene encoding uncharacterized protein LOC142329476, whose product MFVPFAALSKRINTLPFRIIKECGLNRFDNDGIVSCKECNWTITSETNLFHCGIAHKTYDETCSVAEELFNCCLFFKDSIVCIDLMMSTFSNWPRLFPKVELLLEAGFYFTGVMDSVACIECGLEIFEWLDNDNPFKEHQKVSYNCKMVKNKMKG is encoded by the exons ATGTTTGTCCCGTTTGCGGCGCTCAGCAAAAGGATAAACACACTCCCATTCAGAATTATTAAAGAATGCGGATTAAATCGCTTCGATAATGATGGAATCGTTTCATGTAAGGAATGTAATTGGACTATAACCtctgaaactaatttatttcattgcgGAATTGCACATAAAACATATGATGAAACTTGTAGTGTTGCTGAAGAATTAttcaattgttgtttattttttaaagatagcaTAGTTTGTATTGACCTGATGATGAGTACTTTTAGTAATTGGCCAAGGCTTTTTCCAAAGGTTGAATTATTGTTGGAAGCAGGATTTTATTTCACCGGCGTGATGGATTCTGTGGCATGTATCGAATGTGGTCTTGAAATTTTTGAGTGGTTGGATAATGATAACCCGTTTAAGGAGCATcaaaaagtttcatataattgcaaaatggtgaaaaataaaatgaaag gtTAA